The Halosimplex litoreum genome has a window encoding:
- a CDS encoding ribbon-helix-helix domain-containing protein gives MPKISVEVPQELLDDMDEHVGEDGKFVNRSEAIRASMRKTLDMLDDIDARQGRLDEER, from the coding sequence ATGCCGAAGATCAGCGTGGAGGTTCCCCAGGAGTTACTGGACGACATGGACGAACACGTCGGCGAGGACGGCAAGTTCGTCAACCGCAGCGAGGCGATCCGCGCGTCGATGCGCAAGACGCTCGATATGCTCGACGACATCGACGCCCGCCAGGGCCGGCTCGACGAGGAGCGATGA
- a CDS encoding queuosine precursor transporter, whose translation MSEPRPALSPVQVGLVGLFVTAIVTAQLTASKLLMFQLPFQLPLAGGALVLPGAALAYAVTFFASDCYSELYGRKAATVVVNVGFLMNVVMLVLVWSTIEAPALPQTEPGQIDLGAFRSVLGSSTAIVVASLSAYVVSQNWDVFAFHWIREATDGDHLWLRNVGSTATSQLVDTVIFILVGFVLLGSTSLSGAVTLIAGQYLFKLFVAVADTPFVYAVVGAVRSRKTASATAYSRPE comes from the coding sequence ATGAGCGAGCCCCGTCCCGCCCTCTCGCCGGTGCAGGTCGGCCTCGTCGGGCTGTTCGTCACCGCCATCGTCACCGCGCAGCTGACCGCCTCGAAGCTGCTGATGTTCCAGCTCCCGTTCCAGCTTCCGCTGGCCGGCGGCGCGCTCGTCCTCCCGGGCGCGGCGCTGGCCTACGCCGTGACGTTCTTCGCCTCGGACTGCTACTCGGAGCTGTACGGCCGGAAGGCCGCCACCGTCGTCGTCAACGTCGGCTTCCTGATGAACGTCGTCATGCTCGTGCTGGTCTGGAGCACCATCGAGGCACCGGCGCTCCCACAGACCGAACCCGGCCAGATCGACCTCGGCGCGTTCCGGAGCGTGCTCGGCTCCAGCACCGCCATCGTCGTCGCCAGCCTCTCGGCGTACGTCGTCAGCCAGAACTGGGACGTGTTCGCCTTCCACTGGATCCGCGAGGCCACCGACGGCGACCACCTCTGGCTGCGCAACGTCGGCTCGACCGCGACCAGCCAGCTCGTCGACACGGTCATCTTCATCCTCGTCGGGTTCGTCCTCCTCGGTTCGACCTCGCTGTCGGGCGCCGTCACCCTCATCGCCGGCCAGTACCTCTTCAAACTGTTCGTCGCCGTCGCCGACACGCCCTTCGTCTACGCCGTCGTCGGCGCCGTCCGCTCCAGGAAGACCGCCTCCGCGACCGCCTACTCCCGCCCCGAGTGA